From Sander vitreus isolate 19-12246 unplaced genomic scaffold, sanVit1 ctg259_0, whole genome shotgun sequence:
AGACTCAGACAGGTTCAGGTCTACAGAGAGACTCAGACAAGTTCAggtctacagagagacaggttcaGGTCTACAGAGAGACTCGGACAGGTTCAGGTCTACAGAGAGACTCAGACAGGTTCAGGTCTACAGAGAGTCTCGGACAGGTTCAGatctacagagagacaggttcaGGTCTACAGAGAGACTCAGAAAGGTTCAGGTCTACAGAGAGACTCAGACAGGTTCAGGTCTACAGAGAGTCTCAGACAGGTTCAggtctacagagagacaggttcaggtctacagagagactcagacaggttcaggtctacagagagactcggacaggttcaggtctacagagagactcagacaggttcaggtctacagagagacaggttcaGGTCTACAGAGAGACTCGGACAGGTTCAGGTCTACAGAGAGTCTCGGACAGGTTCAGGTCTACAGAGAGACTCGGACAGGTTCAGGTCTACAGAGAGACTCGGACAGGTTCAGGTCTACAGAGAGACTCGGACAGGTTCAGGTCTACAGAGAGTCTCGGACAGGTTCAGGTCTACAGAGAGACTCAGACAGGTTCCGGTCTATAGAGAGACTCGGACAAGTTCAGGTCTACAGAGAGACTCAGTGAGGTTCAGGTCTACAGAGAGTCTCAGAGAGGTTCCAGTCTACAGAGAGTCTCAGAGAGGTTCAGGTCTACAGAGAGTCTCAGAGAGGTTCCAGTCTACAGAGAGTCTCAGAGAGGTTCAGGTCTACAGagagatgaagatgatgaagatgatggtgGTCCTCGTCCTCTCCGgtctcctctgtgtctcagCCGACGGTAAGTTTCTGTCTCACTTTAATCTCATGTTTCAGTCAGATATCAACTGTGATGGTGTCAACAGGAAACAGGTTGTTAGTTTACTGAACAACAGTCAGTTTCAGCAGCTGAtccttctgtctgttttctcttcAGTTCTACGTGAGGACATTCATATCAACGGCTGTTCAGACTCTGATGGAGAGACCATGTATGCTCTGGATGGTGAAGAGAAGTGGGTCGCAGACTTCATCAACAAGAGAGGAGTCGAGCCTCAGCCCAGTTTCATAGATCATATTAGGTACCCAAGAGTATTTTATGAACAAGCTGTGAGTGATCAACAGGTCTGCAGAAGGGGCCTGAAGACATTACTTACAGTCATTAAGGAGCCACTGCAGAACGGTAACGACCAACACATCTCATACTTTACTTTCTTTAATTTGTCTTCAGTTATTTAAACTATAAGTCAGAATAATGTCAAATGTCTGACTTTCTGTCATAAATATAACAAAACGTCTCCAATACTGTAAAATGCAACTATATGAGAGCAGTTCTAAGAAATGAAATTTAAATATCATTAATTATTTACTCACTGTGTGTTGATTCATTGACCTGctttgtttgttcttttgtgTTTGCACTTTGTGTTTggaaatataacaatataatggGGCGATATGAATAAAACAGACATGATCTGACTGATTATTATAACTTTCCCAGCTTCAGGATGATGGTATTCATGAACCAGGTCTGTTAAAAACAGTTGTATTAGTAAAGAACGACTTCCAAACTCAAGCCAGTTCTGTTTTCATATGACAAAGTAATTAATTCCTTCATAACATCCAGACTGGACTATCCTAACTCTTATTTAGGTCTTCCCCAGTCTTCATTAAGTTGCCTACAGATGGTccatagtgcagctttaaggatgTTAACTGGTACcaagtaagggttaatgcccgatgaggtgtccattgtcaggtccGCCCTGTTTGGGCtgcttttgttctgtttgtctgtgtgtatctgtgttttccacctggagtgctggaggtgtgttcagaggaaagtaggtcaaggggcgtggccaaatcaacactgcacagcctccttacagctgcagctcatctctaagattcattccagcaatacttaaacccgggctgatcgCCTCTTCGGCGCCAGTTCGTTATCTACACCCATGTGtccgctcagacctgctgcctcctccgctgTGCTTACAAGCGTCCAGCCTAatcctccacctgtggaaactactgggaactcttccctgcctgtccgcctcgagtctcgtacgacctggatccttccccctcggctcgcctcggtactcggaccagccaggagattccccgctcagacaaaacccgcactgtatctctgagtactcttttttttgttcattaaaacctttacaaactgcgttcattgtctgtgtgtgaaatctctgcgttctgggtcagaacaagcccctaacacaggtattaatggacgacgACGAGGCGTGAAGTCCATTAATACCAATCcagtctcacgccagttcgtgaaatggtgacgttatttaatctattgattcatgtTAACGGGACGTTTTTCCTCGTTTGTTTCATGGTGTCCAGtacgaaaatgtaaagtaatgtctttgccagtatgttgaacaacaagacaagctgGCTATCCATCCAGTCActgtccccaaaacaatataacgacttttAGGAACAATTGTATCcgcgatgtgtaacgttactgtcgcCTGCAGCTTGAAGTAGCGACCTGAACAGTGAACAGGATGTGAGATGACATTATtctctgtgaaacaaagtcagtccAGAGGGGAAGTATAACTAACTTCCTGCAGCGTGTGTATTAGcaccatcctgtggtgttcagaggacgagtTGGAAATAACAGATCCACATTTcctatttgttttaatgtagcacattcatttagaacagtaaacagtcagtttcactgggactcctttagtaggtgtcctacatcacttttttgtggacaccctgcagccaatcagaatcaagtattcacccagaccatggtataaacATGTTAGCACATCCCCCCAGTGCTATACTCTGTTCACCCTCCCTGTTCACTTCAGACTCCAGTTGAAGACCCTGCTGATTGCCTTCATGGCTCTTAATGGTCAGACACCATCTTATATCACAGATCTTATTCAAAGGCCCTCAGCGCCGCCGTCTCTTACATCTGAGGGCAGCTCTCTCCTGTATGTCCCCCGACCTCAACTCAAACTAAAAGCTGACATAGCCTTTACAGTTGCTGCTCCACTACTGTGGAACCAGCTGCCTTTATATATCAGATATGCTCCtcccatttctgtttttaagtcCAGGCTAAAGACACGTTTTACTCACTGGCACATTTTAACAATTTCATCTTTCAATCGGTTATGTCTataatgttgtatttgtaggctgctgtttgttgttgggatgcttttttgtgttttctttctactTTTATTTCAGTAGAGCACCTCAGTGCttctttgtacagcactttggtcagatTAAGCTGTGTTTCAATGTGCTCttgaaataaacttgacttgctTACGATAGGACACAATAATatgatctgtgtctgtgttcagaTGCTCCTTCCAGTCCGATGCTCTACACCAAAGAAGACGTGGAGCTCCGAGAGAAGAACACCCTCATCTGTTACGTGACTGGTTTCTATCCTGCTCCTGTCAGCTTCTACTGGACAAAGAACGGAGAGAACGTCACCGAAGGGACCAGCACCAACATCCCCTACCCCAACAAAGACGGTTCCTTCAACCAGTTCTCCAGACTGGAGTTCATCCCACAGCTGGGAGACATCTACAGCTGTACAGTCAAACATCTGGCCCTGGACCGACCACTGACCAGAATCTGGGGTCAGACTACTTTATTTACACTCACACTGAATACAGTCAGCTCATTAACCAATCAAACTACAGCTGTTCTGTCTCCAGATGTGCAGCTTAATGTTTCTGTCTCCAGATGGGCAGCTTAATGtttctgtctccagatgtggagcttaatgtttctgtgtttctgtctccagatgtgGAGCTTAATGGTTCTGTCTCCAGATGTGGATCttaatgtctctgtgtttctgtctccagatgtggatcttaatgtctctgtctccagatgtggagcttactgtttctgtctccagatgtgCAGCTTACTGTTTCTGTCTCCAGATGTACAGCTTAATGtttctgtctccagatgtggagcttactgtttctgtctccagatgtggatcttaatgtctctgtgtttctgtctccagatgtggagcttaatgtttctgtctccagatgtggatcttaatgtctctgtgttttctgtctccagatgtggagcttaatgtttctgtctccagatgtggatcttaatgtttctgtctccagatgtggagcttaatgtctctgtctccagatgtggagcttaatgtctctgtctccagatgtggatcttaatgtctctgtgtttctgtctccagatgtggatcttaatgtctctgtgtttctgtctccagatgtgGATCTTAATGTCTCTGTCTCCAGATGTGAAGCTTAATGtttctgtctccagatgtggatctttaatgtctctgtgtttctgtctccagatgtggagcttaatgtttctgtctccagatgtggagcttaatgtttctgtctccagatgtggatctttatgtctctgtctccagatgtggagcttaatgtctctgtctccagatgtggagcttactgtttctgtctccagatgtgCAGCTTACTGtttctgtctccagatgtgcagcttaatgtttctgtctccagatgtggagcttaatgtttctgtctccagatgtgcagcttaatgtttctgtctccagatgtgcagcttaatgtttctgtctccagatgtggagcttaatgtttctgtctccagatgtggatcttaatgtctctgtgtttctgtctccagatgtggagcttaatgtttctgtctccagatgtggagcttaatgtttctgtctccagatgtggagcttaatgtttctgtctccagatgtggatcttaatgtctctgtctccagatgtggatcttaatgtctctgtgtttctgtctccagatgtgGAGAAGACTCAGCCCGGTattggacctgcagttttctgtggACTGGGTCTGACTGTGGGTCTGCTCGGTGTGGCTGCTGGAACCTTCTTCCTCATCAAAGGAAACGAGTGCAGCTGATTGGTCGGGActgatgatgatgtcattacTGCTGTGTATAaagtgtgttgtattttagtcAGCAGGGACATATTTTGTAGTTTATACTACATACCAGATAATTCTGCGTCAACACATCACTTTAACTTGCATCACAAATCTTTCTTGTTGTTACACAAAATCATGTGTATCTAATGAAGAGGAGAAACGTTTCTGGTTTCAACACAATGAATTAATAAACTGAAGAacaatatgtctgtgtgtgcttaaAAGGAGACTGAAGATCCAGAACACAGTGGAATACATCAACTACAAACAGTCACAGTGTCTGGTTTGCAGGCTTTCAtctatgaagagagacaacagtagagagtagtatgtagagagacagcagtagagagtagtatgaagagagtagtatgtagagagacaatagtagagagtagtatgtagagagacaacagtagagagtagtatgtagagagacaacagtagagagtagtatgtagagagacaacagtagagagtagtatgtagagagacaacagtagagagtagtatgtagagactagtatgtagagagacaacagtagagagtagtatgtagagagtagtatgtagagagacagcagtagagagtagtatgaagagagacaacagtagagagtagtatgtagagagacaacagtagagagtagtatgtagagagacaacagtagagagtagtatgtagagagacaatattagagagtagtatatagagagtagtatgtaaagagacaacagtagagagtagtatgtagagagacaacagtagagagtagtatgtagagagacaacagtagagagtagtatgtagagagacaacagtagagagtagtatgtagagagacagcagtagagagtagtatgtagagagacaacagtagagagtagtatgcagagagacaatggtagagagtagtatgaagagagacagcagtagagagtagtatgcagagagacaatggtagagagtagtatgaagagagacaacagtagagagtagtatgaagagagacaacagtagagagtagtatgtagagagacaacagtagagagtagtatgtagagagacaacagtagagagtagtatgtagagagacaacagtagagagtagtatgtagagagacaacggtagagcgtagtatgtagagagacaacagtagatagtagtatgtagtatgtagagagacaacagtagagagtagtatgtagagagtagtatgtagagagacagcagtagagagtagtatgtagagagacaacagtagagagtagtatgtagagagacaacggtagagcgtagtatgtagagagacaacagtagagagtagtatgtagagagacaaaaaccaaatgtcacaaccaacaaacaaacacaggcctcgcattttcaaagtttatgttgcttttttcgacattttggaGTTTTGTCTGCCATTTTTTTCTCATCCTTAACTTTTCTCTTACTCAGTTGGACTGTGGGCGTCCCTGGTATTTGCCTTCAATACCAATGCGGGCCGGCCCGGTTTGGCAGCTAATATCAGACAACATCTGCTGATGGGTCTGATAGTTAGTTTCCTCGTGTACTTCTGGCTCTGAGCCTGCTTCCTGTTACAGTAAATTAActattcttttgtgtttttaggaACGAGGAAACTTCACAGTTGACTTAAAAACCACGAATCATTCCCACGTGAACAACGTCTTCACACAATGTTATGACATCCTTCAGTCTGGACTGTATGCGGGGCAGAGGAATATGTCTTTGTCAGCTgagattatttgttttttcatttttatccaGATATAAATTTCACCTCTTTTGAACAGTTGATTTATAAGAAATGACTGTTGTCTCTGATCCACTCCCCTGAGCTACTCCTTTAATTTGGTGGATGGGACAATAATTCCTTTTAACAAAAGGTTGCCTGGGTGGGCTagtggtagagcgcgcgcccgtatacaaaggctcagtcctgtCTACACTTTCACGTCTTAGCTGTCACTAATAAAgacataaacatttaaaaagttttgaaaaacaaaatacaataaaataggtgtgtgtgtgtgtgcatgtttgtgtatgtgtgtgtgtgggtacgTGTGGGTACGTGTGGGTGTGTATGGGtacgtgtgggtgtgtgtgtgtgtgtgtgtgtgtgtgtgtgtgtgtgtgtgtgtgtgtgtgtgtgtgtgtgtgtgtgtgtgtgtgtgtgtgtgtgtgtgtgcatgtttgtgtatgtgtgtgtgtgtgtgtgctgtgtgtgtgtgtgtgtgtgtgtgtgtgtgtgtgtgtgtgtgtgtgtgtgtgtgtgtgtgtgtgtgtgtgtgtgcatgtgtgtgtgtgtgtgtgtgtgtgtgtatgggtacatgtgggtgtgtgcgtgtgtgtgcgtgtgtgtgtgtgtgtgtgtgcgtgtgtgtgcgtgtgcatttgtgcttgtgtgtgtgtgtgtgtgtgtacatgagaGTTCTTTTAATTATTGTGTAAAGGTTCCATCAGGTGTGAACAGATTAGGGTCACCGTGTGCTGGAGGTCCTTCAGTTGGTTGGTGTTTGTCTGGACGttgctctgtctgtcagtcagtctctcTGTAGGGGCTATTGTCAGTTCAGGGTGGAGAAGAGGGGGCGGCTGTTGGTGGTGTTGTAGGGCTGTTGATATATGGTCTGTGGCGGTCGGGGTCGAGGGGTCCTTGCTGCTGATGTAGAGGGATTCCTTGGTAGCCTTGGTGAGGTAAAGGGTGGAGGGGCTGGGTTGCGGTTCAGGGCGAATACCTGGGGACAACTTGCATGTAGAGGTGGACGTGATCATACAGATCAGTGTAGGTCAAGGGTGGGGTGGTGGGCCAGGTGTACGTTGGGTCTCAGGGCAAAGTCCTGGAAGAGGACGGCATTGATCCGTTGGATGGTAGCAGGGTGGAAGTCCTGGAAGAGGACGGCATTGAGCCGTTGGATGGTAGCAGGGTGGAAGTCCTGGAAGAGGACGGCATTGATCCGTTGAATGGTAGCAGGGTGGAAGTCCTGGAAGAGGACGGCATTGATCCGTTGGATGGTAGCAGGGTGGAAGTCCTGGAAGAGGACGACTTTGATCCGTTGGATGGTAGCAGGGTGGAAGTCCTGGAAGAGGACGGCATTGATCCGTTGGATGGTAGCAGGGTGGAAGTCCTGGAAGAGGACGGCATTGATCCGTTGGATGGTAGCAGGGTGGAAGTCCTGGAAGAGGACGGCATTGATCCGTTGAATGGTAGCAGGGTGGAAGTCCTGGAAGAGGACGACTTTGATCCGTTGGATGGTAGCAGGGTGGAAGTCCTGGAAGAGGACGGCATTGATCCGTTGGATGGTAGCAGGGTGGAAGTCCTGGAAGAGGACGGCATTGAGCCGTTGGATGGTAGCAGGGTGGAAGTCCTGGAAGAGGACGGCATTGATCCGTTGGATGGTAGCAGGGTGAAAGTCTTTCCGTTGTAGAAGGGTGGAGAAGTTTCTGTTGGCTTTCTTGATCACTCTCCTTAGTGATGAGGTCACTCGCTCTTGTTGGGTCTGCAGGTCATTAGTGCCAGTATGAACCATGATGTGGCTGGGAGAGCCAAGTTTGTCCTCACCTAGCAGAGTCGTTGTAGGGCACCACAAGTTCTGTATACGGTGGTTTGGGAACAGGTTTTCTCATCAATTAATTTCCCATTGGAATCTATTAGGAGCACAATCTGTGGTCTGGAGGGAGTGGAGTCGTGCTGTGTCTGTGGTGCAGGAGATAAGGCAGGTTGGACAGGGGGACATGGGGCAGGTGTAGACTGGGTTAGATGGCTGTTCCTGAAGGTTGtcaacttctctctctctctctcatctgcagtctgtctgtcagcatgtTCAtatctctctcaccctctctctctctctctctctctcttgggaCTTGCAAACCTAGTACTACAGCTTTGTGATGTATCCACTATAACACAAGCTGCatactgtgtacaaaatgcagctttagcttaacttacagactTGTCACTTCTTTACTGTACAAGACATCTTAATGACAGCCAGACTCCACCTCAACCTTTAGCCATCCTCCCATCAGGAGCCAGGCAGCCTTTTAGACTCAGTGAGACATTATCATACTATCTTACTTACCACTCAGCTTAGTGGCAGGATTAGGGGCTGGTGTGTACATGTGTTGATGGGGGGGGCAAGGAGTGGTGGGCTGGTCTGGGGCTCAAAAGCCATGATTTTTGCAATAAATTAAAAACCACAAAACATATCCAATCGGCACCCATGAATGGTGAAAGAATCCAACTGGGACAAACACACATTGTCCCAACCCTAGAGTTCATATGTGAAAACTGGTTACCATTCATTGTTTCTTTATCCTGCTATGATGTTGATTCATATTCAATGAGTTAAAGTTGGAACAAGAACAATAAAGAAACACTCACAGATGTAATTGCAATGATATATGTTTATTATTtgattaaaatgacagaaacaagAGAGAATCAGAAACATTAACCAGTTTATATTTGATGGAAAAAGAAGGTACCTGTTGACaattattacttattattattaagatgcAGATGAAATCAGATCAAATCTATGAAGTGCTATGAAGACTTGTTTAAGACAACAAAAACCTGCGTGACTatcacagagctgctgtttCTGTCTTACATGGGGAACAGCAGATGACCACTGAAGGTGGTGTGGTGATTTACGTTGTCAAACACCAAAGTGTTAGCCGCCAGACGCACAAACACGATGTCTCCCACCTGTAGCAAGAGCGTAACGCCATTTGAAGAAGTCCCGAAATAATCCTTCCGATGCTCCCATGCCACGAAAACAGTCTCTGAATTCTTGACCAGCACAGCAGCTGAAGCGTGGGCGCCGTTGTCGCCATTTGCACCGACCGACCACTCAAAGTGGTAGACTCCTCTCACCAGGGCAGTGAACACACctgttggatgtttgtttttgtcattttaaatggaaaatgaaaaaagtgtttgaacAGCAACATGCAAGTGAACTATATTAGAGATGCACAATATATCAACAATCACatctatcaaaagccgtcttggttcatctttccactgttccaacaatcaccactctggtttggttgaaataaacccttagttcactcatttacatgtggagatatgctggctctatacacgctaaaagtcctgattatttacatggagtctggtggagatatgctggctctatacacgctaaaagtcctgattatttacatggagtctggtggagatatgctggctctatacacgctaaaagtcctgattatttacatggagtctggtggagatatgctggctctatacacgctaaaagtcctgattatttacatggagtctggtggagatatgctggctctatacacgctaaaagtcctgattatttacatggagtctggtggagatatgctggctctatacacgctgacatgcactgtgagctgtaaggtcttatatagacaggtgtgtgcctttcctaatcaagtccattcagtttaattaaacacagcaggactccaatgaaggagtagaaccatctcaaggaggatcacaagaaatggacagcatgtgagttaaatatgagtgtcacagcaaagggtctTAATACTAATGACcgtgtgatatttcagtttttcttttttaataaatcttgcaaaaatttctacatttctgtttttttctgtcaagatggggtgctgagtgtacattaatgagaaataaaatgaacttttttgattttagcaaatggctgcaatgaaacaaagagtgaacaatgtaaaggggtctgaatactttccgtacccaccaCAGTAGGACCACAGCGTCTGACGCCATGAAGGCCTTCATCGATCTTAAGCCTGTGAGTATTCCTAGACTCACACAGCCCCTTAGATCTAGTCATGCAGGTCTTGTAATTGTAAAATCTGTTAGAAAACATCAGCTGTCAGCTGGTCAGAGTCTTTGTCATTCAAGTACTTTATTTgtggaatattattattatttgcagGTCGGGACAAACTGTGGACTACCCTCAGGCAGCAGAGCAGACCAGGGCATTGTGTTGGGAGGCGAGGAGCGCTGCTCACAGCCATTCACCGTTCTCACTGGGCAGACCCTGGAGCAGGACAGCGTTGTCCAAGCTGGAGGCTGTCTATGGAAAGGAGGGGGGTGATGTTGCCCCATGCGTTTGTTTTTTGGAACCGCTCATGCAATAAGGgaaatctctgtctctctctctgtctctctctctgtctctctctctctctgtgtctctctctctctgtctctgtctctctctctgtctctctctctctctctctctctctctctctctctctctctctctctctctctctctctctctctctctctgtctctgtctctctctctgtctctctctgtctctctctctctctctctctctgtctctctctctctctctctgtctctctctctgtctctctctctgtctctgtctctctctctctctctctctctctctctctctctctctctgtctctctctctctctctctctctctctctctctctctctctctctctctctctctctctctctctctctctctgtctctctctctctgtctctctctctctctgtctctctctctctttctttctgtctctctctctctctgtctctctctctctgtctctctctgtctctctgtctctctctctctctgtctctctctctgtctctctgtctctctctgtctctctctgtctctctctctctctctctgtctctctctctgtctctctgtctctctctgtctctctgtctctctccctctcctctttttaAAGGAGGAAATCAATCATTGTTAATAATTGTTGCTTGTTATTATTTTTCCAGTTATTTGATACCCATTTTTGAAATAAGGTAGGGGTAAATTGTATagttgttattaataataataataataataataataataataatatagtaattTCTAACTAAATTAATGGGTCAAATATCAACCCAACAAAGGGCCTCAATTTAAATCAATATTGGGCTGGTGGGCCTGACCCAGTAATGAGTTACCTTAACCCAACATTGGTGTCAGAATGACCCAGGTTTGGTTTGGTGAAGCAACCCTtatactgggggggggggggcaaataaatacaaagctgTACTTTGAAACTGTGCTAAACAACCAGCACTCCTTCATTTACACAACTATGTATTTAAGAAGAGCAAGACAATAGGATACAAGATCCTCCCACTACCAAAAAGCATGTTTACTACTTGAACATACATTTTGCTCTCCTTTGCTTCTGGCCGTCAGTCTCTTCCATGGACAGCGTGGCCAGTGCTTTCATTCAGCCTCTCCTGGGTCATGGTGTTTTTGAGAAAAGCTTTTGTTCTTTGAGGTTGAGAAGCACCTC
This genomic window contains:
- the LOC144513475 gene encoding HLA class II histocompatibility antigen, DR alpha chain-like, which encodes MKMMKMMVVLVLSGLLCVSADVLREDIHINGCSDSDGETMYALDGEEKWVADFINKRGVEPQPSFIDHIRYPRVFYEQAVSDQQVCRRGLKTLLTVIKEPLQNDAPSSPMLYTKEDVELREKNTLICYVTGFYPAPVSFYWTKNGENVTEGTSTNIPYPNKDGSFNQFSRLEFIPQLGDIYSCTVKHLALDRPLTRIWDVEKTQPGIGPAVFCGLGLTVGLLGVAAGTFFLIKGNECS